A region of Heteronotia binoei isolate CCM8104 ecotype False Entrance Well chromosome 2, APGP_CSIRO_Hbin_v1, whole genome shotgun sequence DNA encodes the following proteins:
- the PEX11G gene encoding peroxisomal membrane protein 11C, translating to MAAAAQGGLVGRLVSVLETYRGRDRVIRTLCYGCQLTGGALARKDPTQAPLGCSLLALAEQLSHCRTVLRLFDDLAMLAYSCQYGLGAKEEDFAVRWLSVLNNLADQLYYPCEHVAWAADAEILRADSQKWWALSTALWGASLLLGIARSLRILAQLRRKLQGQDSNRVAARAKELKAQATAEALTILSNASDLANAIHWLPPGLLWAGKFPPWLVGLLGTVSSLAGLYQTYAKGGAGMA from the exons ATGGCGGCGGCAGCGCAGGGGGGTCTGGTCGGCAGGCTGGTCTCGGTGCTGGAGACTTACCGGGGCAGAGACCGAGTG atCCGCACCCTCTGCTATGGCTGCCAGCTGACAGGAGGGGCCCTGGCCAGAAAGGACCCTACCCAAGCACCACTCGGGTGCAGCCTGCTGGCCCTCGCGGAGCAGCTGAGCCACTGCCGGACCGTCCTGCGGCTCTTCGATGACCTGGCCATGCTGGCTTACAGCTGCCAATACGGGCTGGGGGCCAAA GAGGAGGACTTCGCCGTGCGCTGGCTCTCCGTCCTCAACAACCTGGCCGACCAGCTCTACTACCCCTGCGAACACGTGGCCTGGGCTGCAGACGCAGAGATCCTCCGGGCCGACTCGCAGAAGTGGTGGGCGCTGAGCACGGCTCTCTGGGGGGCATCTCTGCTCCTGGGGATCGCTCG CTCTCTGCGAATCCTGGCCCAGCTCAGAAGAAAACTGCAAGGGCAGGACAG CAACAGAGTGGCGGCAAGGGCCAAGGAGCTGAAGGCCCAAGCCACAGCAGAAGCCCTGACGATCCTCAGCAACGCGTCCGATCTGGCCAATGCTATCCACTGGCTGCCCCCGGGGCTGCTCTGGGCTGGGAAGTTCCCCCCTTGGCTGGTCGGCCTCCTGGGGACCGTCTCTTCTCTGGCCGGGCTCTACCAAACCTACGCGAAGGGCGGCGCTGGGATGGCGTGA